The following DNA comes from Mycobacterium sp. MS1601.
GCACTGTACGGCGAACTGGTCGCGGCCACCGTTTCCGCCCTGGTCGGAAACCAGTGGGGTGTCATGACCATCGAATCGGGACTGGTGCAAGGGCTTGCCGCTGAGCTGGTGTTCGCAGTGTTCCTGTACAAACGTTGGAACCTGCCGATCGCCGTGTTGGCCGGTGCCGGTGCAGGTTTCGCGCTGGCCGTCAACGAGTTGATCATCTACTACCCCGGATCCACGATGGCGTTCTCGGCCATCTACACCGCTTCGGCGGTGGTGTCTGGCGCGCTGATCGCCGGTGTGCTGTCGTGGTTCGTGGTTCGCGGGCTCGCCAAAACCGGCGCACTCAGCCGATTTGCCTCCGGCCGGACTGTCGCCGCGCAGTGACGCAGGCTTCGGGCGGAGCCGAAGTCACAGCGCGACAGTGGGGTTGGCAACACGCCGGTCAACAACGTTGGGCCCTCAGCGATCTGGACCTGACCATCGAGGCCGGCCAGCGGGTACTGCTGCTGGGCCCGTCCGGCTCGGGTAAATCGACGCTGCTGCACGGTTTGGCTGGTGTGCTTGGCGGCGCTGAGGAAGGCCATGCTTCCGGCTCACTGTTGGTGGACGGTGCACCACCCGCGCAGCAGCGCTCCCGCATCGGAATGGTGCTGCAGGACCCGGATTCTCAGGTAATCCTGTCCCGCGTCGGTGACGATGTGGCGTTCGGGATGGAGAACTTCGGCGTTCCCCGTGACGAGATCTGGCCACGCGTCGAGATCGCTCTGAGTTCGGTCGGACTGAATCTGCCGCTGCAGCATGACACCGCCCAACTCTCCGGCGGACAGAAACAGCGCCTGGCCCTGGCTGGGGTACTGGCCATGCGGCCCGGCCTGATCCTTCTGGACGAGCCGACAGCCAACCTCGACCCCGCCGGAGTCCTGGAGGTTCGCGACGCGGTGACGGCCGCGGCCGAACTGACCGGCGCCACCGTCGTGGTAGTCGAGCACCGCACCGAGGTCTGGTTGCCGGTGGTGGACCGGGTGGTCGTTCTGGGCGCCGGGGGAGAGGTGATCGCCGACGGCTCCCCTGAGGAGACCATCCAACGGGAGCACACACATCTCGTGGAATCGGGGATCTGGGTGCCGGGAGCGCCCGCGCCTGCGGTGTCCAGGATTCGTGGTGGTGCCGAACCATTGCTGACGGCAACCGATCTGACGGTGGGATACCGCTCAGATCTGCTGACACTTGATCTGTCGATCACGGCGGGCCGGGTGCTGGCGGTGACGGGGCCCAACGGGTCCGGGAAGTCGACGCTGGCCCTGACACTGGGTGGCCTGCTGCCGGCGCGCGGCGGATCTCTTGAATCGGCTTCCGACTTCGCGCCCACACCCCAACGTCGCAACCCGATTCGCTGGAAGTCCAAGGAGTTGCTGACTCGGATCACCAGTGTGTTCCAGGATCCCGAGCATCAGTTCCTGGCGCCGACTGTGCGAGACGAGATCTCGCTGGGGCCGCGGGCACTGAAGATGCCCGAAGCGGAGATCGTCACGCGGGCTGATGCTCTGTTGGAGCGACTGCGCCTGACCGGAGTCGCGAACCGCAGCCCTTACACGCTCTCCGGCGGGGAGAAGCGACGGCTGTCGGTGGCGACGGTGTTGATGACGCGGCCCGCCATGGTGGTGCTCGACGAACCGACGTTTGGGCAGGACCGCCGCACGTGGGCCGAGTTGATTCTGTTGCTCGCCGAGATCGCCAATGAAGGAACGGCGGTCGTCACCGTCACCCACGACACCGAGTTCGTGGACCTGCTGGCCGACGAGCGTGTTGATGTCTAGGTCGGTGAATCCTGTCGCCAAGCTGTTGGCGGCGGCGGTGATCGCGGTGGCACTGGTGCTCAGCGTCGACTGGGTGTCGGCGCTGACGGCGTTGCTACTCGAGATCCCGCTGTTCCTAGCACTCGGTGTTCGGCTGCGTCCCTTTCTGATTCGCGCGGCGCTCATTGCGGTGGCCGCGGGGCTGACTGCGGTGACCAACCTGCTCTACGGCGAGCCCAGCGGCACTGTGTACTGGCAGTTTCTGCTGATCACCGTCAGCGACGGCTCGATCGAGCTGGCGGCGGCGATGTTCCTGCGCGTCCTGGCGATTGCATTGCCGTCGGTGTTTCTCTTTCTCGACGTACAACCGACGGAACTGGCTGACGGGCTGGGGCAGATCCTGAAGTTGCCTGCCCGCTTCGTGATTGGCGCATTGGCCGGGCTGCGGATGGTCGGGCTGTTGCGGCAGGATTGGCAGTACCTCGGTTATGCGCGGCGGGCCCGCGGCGTCGCCGACCACGCTCGGTTGAGGCGCTTCCTCGGCCAGGCATTCGCACTGTTGGTCTTCGCCCTGCGCCGCGGGTCTAAGTTGGCGACGGCGATGGAAGCGCGAGGGTTCGGTGCGTACCCGACGAGGACGTGGGCACGCCCGTCAACCTTCGGCTGGCCGGAGTGGCTTCTGATCGGCTACGGACTGGTGATCGCCGGCGGTGCCATCGCGGTGGCCGTGCTGGCTGGGACGTGGGACTTCGTGGGCAGCTGAATCAGGAATCGCAGCCGATGCCGTCGCCGTCACGATCGAGGCCGTAGATGTCGGAGCCGACCACTCTCACCGGTCCCTGCACGTACGACGGACCGTTACCGCTGCCGCCGGCGCAGTCGACGTCACTGTCGATCGGCACGCACGGCCCCGAGTAGTTCGGGTCGCACGGTTCGGCGTTCGCTACCGGACTGAGTATGAGACCCCCGGCGAACACAATTATCAAGGCTGTCAATTTACCCACGGGCGGAGATGCTAGGTCACGGAGTGACCTTTCGGGAGTGGATGAGCGAATTACGTCTGTCCGTTACTTCTGGGGGCGGGCGAGTTGTGTTGCCGTGACAGCGGCGTTGTCGAAGACGGCACTAAATTCACAAATTGACACACGTGCCAGTTCTGCTGGGTATCGTGAGCGCACCTGAGAGGTCATGTCTAGGGGACGAGGGTGGGGACAACTGCGGGTTGGTATGACGATCCATGGAATCAAGCGGATCTGCGTTGGTGGGATGGCCAGCAGTGGTCGGGCAGGACTGCGACCACACGACCTGAAGTCGATAGTCGGGATGCCGTGACCGCTATTGAGAGCGGCGGGATCGAGCACCTGATCGGACGCGATGGAAGGATCGCCGTCGTCGACCTCGAAACGACGGGCCTGTATCCCACCGATCGGGTAGTCGAGATCGCGGTCCTCACCCTTGATTGTGACGGTCGGGTGCACGACGAGTTTGAAACACTCATTCAGCCGATGCGGGACGTCGGACCGACCTGGATCCACGGTGTGGACGCCGCCATGGTGCGCGATGCACCCACCTTTGCTGATGTCGCGCACCATGTGGCGTCGCGACTCGATGGTGCGGTGGTGGTAGGGCACAACGTCTTGTTCGACATACGCATGCTTGGCAGCGAGCTGTCCCGTACCGGAATCGAGATCGATTGGGGTACAAGCCTCGATACGCTCCGCGCGACTCGATGCAAGCTGGGCCAAGCCTGCGAGGAGCTTGGCATCGCCCTGGATGATGCGCATCGTGCGATTGCCGACGCACGGGCTACCGCACGACTGCTGTTCGCGACGCGCCATTTCTACCGCGATCCGTGTGTGCCCGCGGCAGCTCGTCCGCTACAGGTGACGCCGTTGCGGGTGCGCGCGCGAGAAGGGCATGTCGATGTGCTGCCACCAGCGCCGTACTTGGCGCAACTCGCGCGCGGCATGCACACCAGCGTTGACGTTGCACCGTACGTCCAATTGCTCGACGTGGCCATGGCAGACCTCAAACTCACTCCAGATGAGCGAGGGCAACTTCGCAGTCTCGCCGCTGAACTCGGTCTTGATAGGCCAGCGGTGGCTCGTGCTCATCGTGAGTTTGTCAATGGCCTGATAGACGCCGCGCTCGAGGACGGTGTGGTGACGGATGAGGAGTTCGATCAACTCAGCAGGGCCGCTGCACTTCTCGAAGTGGACCGAGAGGCAGTGTTGAGCCGCATCGAACCTCTTCGCGCGTCCGTGGAGGGGATGGCTCTTTCTCCTGGATTGACTGTCTGTTTCACGGGGCAGGGACAATTGAACGGTTCACTTGTCGACCGGGCGGATCAAGAGGCGATGGCGCTGCGGCACGGACTGTTTGTAGCCAAGTCGGTAACCAAGAAGGGGCCCGACCTGGTGGTGGCCGCTGACGGTGAGTCGCGCTCGGCGAAGGCCCGTAGAGCTCGGCAGCAGGGTGTCGCGATCTGTTCGTTCACCGACTTTGCCGAGGCGCTCGAGACAGGTGGTTTGGTCACCGCCATGCGTGCGGCACCAGCGGATACCGCGATGGTATGTGTGACGTGTGGGACTTCGTGGATGGCACGGCGCCAGACTGCAGGATCAGTCTGTAGTGACTGTTCGCGGTCGACGTTGCTGCAGAAGACGCCGTCGATGTCGCTTACCGCCGGGGTGGAGCTCGTCTGCGGTCAATGTGGAAATTCTTGGGAGCGTGCGCAGGTCAGAGGTCGGCGGCCCAAGATCTGTCCGGACTGTGCATCGGGAGCTGGGGTTTGAGCGTGAAGTACCAGTCCGTTGCGGTCGTCGACAAGCATGGCAGCGACTCGGTCGTCTGGCATGTCGATGTAAGCCCGAATGATTCGGACCTGAGCCGGCTATCCGGGGCGTGGGTGATCTCCGGGCTGGACTCGGGGAGGCTGTCGTCGCTGGTGCAGAGCCGCAAGCTTGTTGTGACGCACGCAGCGGCGCAGCTTCGACTTGATGGTCACGCTGGAGTGCTCGACCTCGACGCGGTGGTCGACGGTATTGAAGGCGAGATCGCTCGACTCCAGAGTCACTTCGACACGAAGATGGCATCCGAGCCGAAGTCCACGCGAGTCGCCCCGACGTGGCCACATGTTCCCGAACGTGTCGATCTGGCCGATCCCCCTCGGGACAGTGACGCACCCGATCGGGTTTCCGTCGTGCTAGGGATCGCGCGGTGGCTCGAGTCGGCTGCACTGGCGTGGGTTGCGATTGAACGCCAACGGCTCGATCGTGACTTTCTGCGCCAGGAAGAACCCGATCTGCGTCGCTTTCCCGGTTGGGCGCGCTGAATGGTCACTACCGGTGCTTTCGGGCACCGTTAAATCTGGGGGGCACCATATCCCAGGTCTGGGCCGCTGTGTGGACGATAGATCCGTTGGACACGTTTTCCGAGAAACTTGTTGTGCCAAAGCATCCGGTCGACCTCCGAACCAATGATGGCCTCGATATCTATGTCGCCGATGCCGGGCGCCATCGCTTCACGTCCTATGCGGCTGGGAACTGAGCTTCGATAAGTTCGGCGATCGAGACGACGTATCGCAAGAGCATCGTGAAAAGCAGAGCCGCAGGCGAGGTAGGTGACCGCAATCCGCGCTTCACGCACAAGTACGAAGTCCCCAGCAGTTTCAATCCCAAGTGGGCAAAGAGGCTCGTGCTGACGAGTCGCTCGCCCGCCTACAAC
Coding sequences within:
- a CDS encoding ECF transporter S component; its protein translation is MDQQITHPSPLRWRVVDIVVASVLAVASGLVFVFWNVAYNPVFEPLSAVLPGLQGLAGGGWLFAGVLTALVIRKPGAALYGELVAATVSALVGNQWGVMTIESGLVQGLAAELVFAVFLYKRWNLPIAVLAGAGAGFALAVNELIIYYPGSTMAFSAIYTASAVVSGALIAGVLSWFVVRGLAKTGALSRFASGRTVAAQ
- a CDS encoding ABC transporter ATP-binding protein, encoding MTQASGGAEVTARQWGWQHAGQQRWALSDLDLTIEAGQRVLLLGPSGSGKSTLLHGLAGVLGGAEEGHASGSLLVDGAPPAQQRSRIGMVLQDPDSQVILSRVGDDVAFGMENFGVPRDEIWPRVEIALSSVGLNLPLQHDTAQLSGGQKQRLALAGVLAMRPGLILLDEPTANLDPAGVLEVRDAVTAAAELTGATVVVVEHRTEVWLPVVDRVVVLGAGGEVIADGSPEETIQREHTHLVESGIWVPGAPAPAVSRIRGGAEPLLTATDLTVGYRSDLLTLDLSITAGRVLAVTGPNGSGKSTLALTLGGLLPARGGSLESASDFAPTPQRRNPIRWKSKELLTRITSVFQDPEHQFLAPTVRDEISLGPRALKMPEAEIVTRADALLERLRLTGVANRSPYTLSGGEKRRLSVATVLMTRPAMVVLDEPTFGQDRRTWAELILLLAEIANEGTAVVTVTHDTEFVDLLADERVDV
- a CDS encoding energy-coupling factor transporter transmembrane component T family protein, whose product is MSRSVNPVAKLLAAAVIAVALVLSVDWVSALTALLLEIPLFLALGVRLRPFLIRAALIAVAAGLTAVTNLLYGEPSGTVYWQFLLITVSDGSIELAAAMFLRVLAIALPSVFLFLDVQPTELADGLGQILKLPARFVIGALAGLRMVGLLRQDWQYLGYARRARGVADHARLRRFLGQAFALLVFALRRGSKLATAMEARGFGAYPTRTWARPSTFGWPEWLLIGYGLVIAGGAIAVAVLAGTWDFVGS
- a CDS encoding exonuclease domain-containing protein, with amino-acid sequence MTAIESGGIEHLIGRDGRIAVVDLETTGLYPTDRVVEIAVLTLDCDGRVHDEFETLIQPMRDVGPTWIHGVDAAMVRDAPTFADVAHHVASRLDGAVVVGHNVLFDIRMLGSELSRTGIEIDWGTSLDTLRATRCKLGQACEELGIALDDAHRAIADARATARLLFATRHFYRDPCVPAAARPLQVTPLRVRAREGHVDVLPPAPYLAQLARGMHTSVDVAPYVQLLDVAMADLKLTPDERGQLRSLAAELGLDRPAVARAHREFVNGLIDAALEDGVVTDEEFDQLSRAAALLEVDREAVLSRIEPLRASVEGMALSPGLTVCFTGQGQLNGSLVDRADQEAMALRHGLFVAKSVTKKGPDLVVAADGESRSAKARRARQQGVAICSFTDFAEALETGGLVTAMRAAPADTAMVCVTCGTSWMARRQTAGSVCSDCSRSTLLQKTPSMSLTAGVELVCGQCGNSWERAQVRGRRPKICPDCASGAGV